In one Silene latifolia isolate original U9 population chromosome 10, ASM4854445v1, whole genome shotgun sequence genomic region, the following are encoded:
- the LOC141607869 gene encoding uncharacterized protein LOC141607869, whose amino-acid sequence MNEERKFSKFVDMLKKLEVSLPFTEVVTQMPLNTKFLKDVLTKKRSIRGDGVVPLRGECSAILLNPMPEKLQDPGSFSIPCTVGNVNIKRALCDLGASVSILPLPITKKVGLHDMILTSILQLADRSVQRPMGVIEDVSVKVGNFYIPADFIVLDIPEDQQTPIILGRPFLATGDVNISVKEGKLTFKVGGIFIKFSLIGAMSQPMFESV is encoded by the coding sequence ATGAATGAGGAGAGGAAGTTCTCCAAATTCGTGGATATGTTGAAAAAGCTTGAGGTTTCATTGCCCTTCACCGAGGTAGTGACACAAATGCCGCTCAACACAAAATTCTTGAAGGATGTTTTGACCAAGAAGAGAAGCATTAGAGGAGATGGTGTAGTCCCTCTTAGAGGAGAATGCAGTGCAATTTTACTAAATCCCATGCCGGAGAAACTACaagatccgggtagtttctcCATCCCATGCACGGTGGGTAATGTGAACATTAAGAGGGCACTTTGTGATCTTGGTGCAAGTGTTAGCATCTTGCCTCTTCCCATTACAAAGAAAGTTGGGCTACATGACATGATTCTCACCTCCATATTACAACTTGCGGATAGATCGGTACAAAGACCGATGGGTGTGATTGAGGATGTGTCGGTCAAAGTTGGCAACTTCTATATCCCGGCGGATTTCATTGTACTTGATATTCCAGAAGATCAACAAAcaccaatcattctaggaagacctttcctagcaACCGGAGATGTTAATATTAGTGTCAAGGAGGGAAAACTCACCTTCAAGGTGGGAGGGATTTTTATTAAATTCTCTTTGATCGGGGCCATGTCACAACCTATGTTTGAAAGTGTGTAA